Sequence from the Osmia bicornis bicornis chromosome 13, iOsmBic2.1, whole genome shotgun sequence genome:
aattaatttttttcaggTGATCCACAGTGAAGAGGACAGAGTGTGGATGAAAGGatcaaatacaattttatgcCCAACTGGAGGAGGTCACGAAGATGTGGATCGGATTCGAAGCGCTCATCGTCATGATCTTGAAACTGTACTCCCTTATCTCTTAATTACACCGATATGGTTGAACACGTCACCCATGTTTCCGGTAGCCAAAACTATTCCCCGTTGTTTCGCAATACTCAGCATATCGTACACTCTGATGCATATGGAAATCGTAAACGTGCCTCGTTATTGCAAAACAATTCTATTCGCTTTGGAAGTTTGTATCTTGACCTGCATGTCTGCCATGTCTGCAGTATATTATTCGGATGGGTTCTAAACTGTctgataataaattttcatatagtACAATGACttcaataaaaaattgcaTTAGAAGACACtgacaatatatttttttattgaagcagtaatgtaagaaaaatataaaaagagaaCTCTGATTGTGCAACGTTCATTCAAGAAATGAATATCCATTTCTTCTGACGATCTCGTGACTACTCATTAGATATTGATGTAACCATCAATTTCATGCTCTTGACCGATTGCAGCATTATTAATAGTACTATATACAATCGTGTCGATAAACAAGCGATAAAGAAGGAAATCGTTTACGCGAAACGATCGTAAATGTATCTATCTAGTTATTCAATTTCCACTTTGCTAGAACTGAATCTTGCAAAGTTTTATTTGCAATTCATTCACGAAGACATGATGTGCGTTATGAGAATCTCCGAAGCACCCTGGGTGGGTTCCAAATCATAATTACACATGAAAGAAACCgcgaaagaaattaattattctcaTTATTTCTCGCAGGCTCCATATGCATGCGGTCTGCATAACAGGTCCAATGATCATATCTCGCCCAAGTATCGAATGCAGACGTCGTCGTGATCGTATCTTCGTTATCATTCTATTTAATTGATAAGTATTTGATATCTAGAGATTACGACGTGTCCGCCGTGTTACATCTTCTAAGGTCAATAGTCAGTTATTAAGTTAATTTCAAGTTCAACTTATGCAAAGTACGTTAGTTGAGGATCGACCAGCGTAGATCGTGTCTTCTTCATCCTCAAGTGAGTGCTATTTCTTCTTATTAAACTTTGATTGTAAAAAGGGTCATCAATATTCTTCATCTTACACAATCGcttttttctttacaatttAAACTACTATTATACAACTTGTATAAAAAAACAACTCTACCcaataatttatttagaataagaaAGGAATGATGTATCCTTATTTTTCTATCAGAGGAAGAGATGTTCCATAGGAAGTCGAAAGTCCAAACGAATGTTTACACTGTATCTTTCCGCGATTGCTTAAAATGATAATGCATTCAAAAACCGGTATACGTCAATCTCGGCGACTAAAAACACggaaacaagaagaagaaataaactCGCGTAAAACGTGTTCGATCATTTAGAGACCTTCGCATACATTCATCTTGACTATAAGAATACGAGTAATATACGTATGCGAATAAAAGTGGTAACAGATCGTTTCGTCTTCAATTTATTATCAATGTGTATATTcgttaaaatttgaaatttattcgttGATTTAATTGGCTTCTGGTGGAATAGTTTATACCGTGCGATAATACCCGCGCCGTGCGGTCACACGTATGTCCTACCGCGCGCAATCTGATGCAGCGTAGCAGACGATAACAGTCGGAATGGAAAGTGACAGTCGATTATTTGCGGAGCTCGACAAGAGCTCCGTGCACAAATTGCTTCGAATGGAATTATTCGTTTTCGACTGCATGTTTTTTTTCACATTCCTCTATCTGTTCGTGTATTTAATCGGCCGTCAGATTTAGAGGTTAGGTGATAGTTGTCCTTCATCGGTCGCGAAGGCCTTGCTATAACTATCGTAACCATCGAGCTATAAGACGAGGAACATTTTGGCTTGGCAGTCGTTGCTCTGCCACTTACGCAGACGCGTGTGAAATTCAACGATGAAACGAAATACGACGGTGCTATAATTTAGTTTCAGCGTGAAAAGCATGGAGATTGAGGAGAGAGTCGTTCGTAAACGGACTTTCCGAGATTTTCTTCGACGGGTACCGCGACGTATTTCAGAAACAGTCGAACACTTTTTCTACAAGTAAGTACGACAATAATTCTGTTCACGATGGGATGTTTATGTTAATATTGCTAATATGGCTTCATATTTTCTTTAGACTCGGGTTAAGAATTGCTCgacgaccagtgaaatggctTATTGGCAGTGCTGTGATAGTCCTTATTTCCCTTTCTGGTTTGTATTTCTTTCACCAAGAGAAAAATCCTGTCAAGCTATGGGTTCCGCAGGATTCGGATTTTGTTCACGATACAGAGTGGATGATCCAACAGTTTGGGCAGGGATTGAGAACAGAAAGTATGATACTAACAGCTGACGATGTCTTAGAACCAGAAGTTCTTGTTAAGGTAGTTACTATTACTTTCAGATGTTATGTTAGTGTAATGGAAATAACTGAATGTATGTAAGAATCATTCTTGCTTGTTTCGATCGTTTCAGCTGAATAATATAACACAACAAGTTCTATATGCACAAACATCTGATCATATTGCATGGACAGATGTATGTTTCAAGTAAGCATTTTTCCATACATGTTATGGAACAAGCTTTACTTTATGGATACCATAAAACTGATGAATAAACAATACTAATTTCTCTTTATTTGATGCATAGAGTACCTGTTATATCAGGTATTGTACATAGAAAGAAACGCAGCAAGCAACTTGATGATTTTTTTGAACCAGACATACAAATTAATAGTACTAAGTTCGAACCTGCAGTTCATGCTGACTCTAAACTGTATTGTAATATTGTCGACAACTTGCCGAGAGATTGTCTTTTAAATAGTATTATGGATATATGGATGTATGATAGTGATACGGTTCTTCGTAAATCTAAAGAAGAAATCATCAATGATTTAAACAATGCCAAAGCTAGTCCCAGTTTGGGCCATCCGTTAAATTTTACCGAATTATTGGGTGGTGTAACGAGGGATAAAGAGGGTAGAATCATTTCAGCTAAAGCTGTGAAAACACAATGGGCAGTTCacataaattttacaaatgtgGATATGGATGGTGCAACCTTTGGCAATGATGCTGGAACAGCTGATTGGGTAAGGTAAGTTTATATAAAGGCCTGaatcataaattaaattattttccacTGTTATTTGTTAATGTACAATATGTAATGTgttgtttaattaatatatcgtTTCAGTATTTTATATGATTTAGGCCTTATTTTATGTGTAAAATGATTTTGTCAAGATCAACttgaaagtatttctcataatattttaataacatttcATAACATTTTAGATCTTAGACAAAATCACAgtgtttttttattacattgaaaacattatttaatataaaacgtCGTCAATTATTAAAACTTCCCTCATTCGATATTAGGGGTTCGATTAAAAtggtacactcgcgatcagaTTAAGTTTCCTTAAGGAACATGGCGATATAGGGAGAGGCAGGATCTTTTCCTCAGGAACTTTgattgatcgcgagtgtataCGTAGCAAAGAACGTGTTAATTATCAATGACTTCATTTAcatttatgtatgtatacttttcaaagaaaaaggaaaagaaaaattaacttCTTTCACATAGGCAACAGAGGATATATTAAAATGGGAATTATCCTATTTGAACGTACTGCACAGAAATGCAGAACTATTAAATagtatgaaaaatgaaaatcatacTGTAGCCATTTGGTACGAAGCTGGTAGAAGCTTCGGAGATGTTACCTTCGTAACATTGTTCGGAAATATTGGTACATTATCGATAGGATTTATTTTGATGTTTCTGTACGTTCTACTAATATTCTCTGATTACAATTGGGTGGGATGGCGAGTGAGTTTCTATTCATCTAATAAtcgtgtaaattaatttgagaGTTTGTATATTTTCATCGAGAAGATAAACGATGCAATTTTCCGTAGGTCTATCTCACAATCGTTGGTCTTTTTTGTGTGGGTGGTGCTTTTATAGTAGCGATCAGTGTGTGTTCTGCTCTCGGAGTTCCTTACGGACCCGTACACACCTCGTTGCCTTTTCTATTGTTGGCTCTTGGCGTAGACGATAATTTCTTGATAATGGCGTCTTGGAAAGAAATACACGCGCACAAAACGAATAGGAATAAACCCTTGGAGGAAAGGGTAGCTTTAATGTTAGGGCATGCTGGCTCAGCAATTAGTATTACTTCCCTTACTGACGTTGTTGCATTTATTATTGGTGCCTCTACAGTAAGATCAATTCTAAAcataattatagaaaaaattaatttcagtaTAATATCACTTGTATTTTTAGATATTGCCGTCCCTACAATCGTTTTGTATTTACGCGGCATTTGGTGTATTATTAACGTTTCTATTTCAAATAACATTTTACGTTGCTTTCTTCACTTTGGACGCGCGACGAGTCGAAAGTAAAAGAAACTCCATAGTGCCATGTATTATTCACGAGAATTTTACACCAAAATTTGTAAGCCCGCAAGAAGAACTTTCTTCGAAGATAATAACCAAGCTGTATTCTAATGTAATATTAACGAAACCCGGGAAAATAATGACAATATTGATAACAATAATCGCTGCATCGGCTGGAGTTAAGGGTTTATTGCAATTACAACAATGGTTCGATCCAGGGTGGTTCATACCCGACCATAGTTATCTAAGCAAGTATATCGGTATGTTGCGCCTTGAATATCCTGATCGTGGGTACGATGCAATGATCCTTATGGGAGATTTTAATTACACTGCTGAATTTCCGAAAATAATATCTTTGGCGGAAACGTTCAGCGATTTATCGACCGTAGAAAGTATCAGGTCATGGCCCGATGATTTCGCGAAATTCGTCATGGAATTCTTTGGAAAAGGTCAATATTATTCTTCAGCTAAAAGCGATGATTGttatacaaataataaatgaataaaattgattCATTTTTAGATTTAAAAAAGACGATCCTCGAGGAGTCAGAATTCCAATcttatttatcaaaattcttATTTAGTCGAAACGGTGGAAAATACCAACGGAACTTCCGTTTCAAAGGAGAATTGATATGCGGAGAGAATACTCCGCCAGTTTCGGTATCCACGATGGATTTTGTGTTTAAAAGATTCCACGGTCCTCACCAGTGGATCCCTGCGATGGACAATAGCAAACAGGTTGCACGTGGTGTGGGAATCGATGGTTTTGTTACGGTGTGGAGCGAAGTATTTAGCCTATGGGTCACGGACAAATTAATTGCTCAAGAGGTGCAACGTAATGTCCTATTAGCTCTGATTTGTGTCATGGGAATGACAGGGTTATTGATCGCGGAACTGCAAACCTGCTTCTGGATCTTTTTGTGTGTACTTCTCACACTTCTCAACGTCTGTGGGTTCATGTATTTTTGGGGTCTAACTATAGACATCGCATCATGCATCGGTGAGCAATCTCCTTTTGAATGATTCAAGTATTCCGAGCTGCTTAACACGTTTACTGctaaaatagaaattagtGCCTAGTATGTTAGGTCATCAGTGATGTCACAGTATGCAAGGTGTTAAACTTAAATCACCCAATCCATCATCCAAGAATTAAGGAGTTAATATTCTCAGCAGTTAGCGTGTTAATTGAATTATGTTTGACTTCAAATAACGTtgttatcttttttttttcaaggcTTGGAATTGGGCATTGGATTATGCGTGGACTATGCAGCTCATGTTGCACATGCATTTGTGCACGCTGCAAGTGTAACTGGAGGCGAGGATCGCACCGAAAGAGCACACGTTGCAGTTAGATACATAGGTGCAGCGGTTGCATACGGTGCAGGTTCAACGTTGCTTGCACTCTCCATGATGGTGTTCTCAGATAGTTACGTATTCCATGCGTTTTTAAAGATCTTCGTTTTAGTGATATTATTCGGTCTCTGGCACGGGCTGTTCCTTCTGCCAGTTATATTAAGCACAATCGGACCGAGGAGTCTGAAATCTCACAGTGCACCTCAGTCCCCTGAAAAAACCGAGGATGCGGGTGACACTGTGCTCAGTCCCTTGAATAAAGAAACAGAGAGTTAAGTGAACGCCCGAAAAAATGATTCtttatcaataatatttatttttggttCAATAAAcatacaaaattattacacTATCCGTACTATTAATCACacatttatacaaaaataataataataaagatcGGATAACTTAAAAACGgcgttatttatatatttatatatatatttatatttatctaatatattaagattaaaagaaagaaaaaaaaatagaaaaaaaacaaGTACAAAATAATGTAGCAAGGTTGATatagatttttattaataataataattattgatcGAAAAGGAACATGACTATTATAAACGTAACGTAATCGTGTTGCTGGATGCgttatctttcttttctcaatgtataatcataattaatatttacgaCGTAAAAATGAGCGGCGAGGGAGCGACCCCGGATTGATTGGCAAGCTCCCTCCGCTGCCTCTCTCAGTCTTGCACAGTCCACAACAAACATGCATGCAACCCTTTCATACGTATCATCAATCATTCTCAGTCTTCTCTATTTGTCATCTTTTTCTGTTCCACCAGGTCTCACTTAAACCCATCCTTCCCGAAACAGAGACC
This genomic interval carries:
- the LOC114872582 gene encoding prostaglandin E synthase-like, yielding MENNLANERNELWAIYSWWSCVLALKMFSLTWFTGRIRVDRQVIHSEEDRVWMKGSNTILCPTGGGHEDVDRIRSAHRHDLETVLPYLLITPIWLNTSPMFPVAKTIPRCFAILSISYTLMHMEIVNVPRYCKTILFALEVCILTCMSAMSAVYYSDGF
- the LOC114872596 gene encoding NPC1-like intracellular cholesterol transporter 1, with amino-acid sequence MEIEERVVRKRTFRDFLRRVPRRISETVEHFFYKLGLRIARRPVKWLIGSAVIVLISLSGLYFFHQEKNPVKLWVPQDSDFVHDTEWMIQQFGQGLRTESMILTADDVLEPEVLVKLNNITQQVLYAQTSDHIAWTDVCFKVPVISGIVHRKKRSKQLDDFFEPDIQINSTKFEPAVHADSKLYCNIVDNLPRDCLLNSIMDIWMYDSDTVLRKSKEEIINDLNNAKASPSLGHPLNFTELLGGVTRDKEGRIISAKAVKTQWAVHINFTNVDMDGATFGNDAGTADWATEDILKWELSYLNVLHRNAELLNSMKNENHTVAIWYEAGRSFGDVTFVTLFGNIGTLSIGFILMFLYVLLIFSDYNWVGWRVYLTIVGLFCVGGAFIVAISVCSALGVPYGPVHTSLPFLLLALGVDDNFLIMASWKEIHAHKTNRNKPLEERVALMLGHAGSAISITSLTDVVAFIIGASTILPSLQSFCIYAAFGVLLTFLFQITFYVAFFTLDARRVESKRNSIVPCIIHENFTPKFVSPQEELSSKIITKLYSNVILTKPGKIMTILITIIAASAGVKGLLQLQQWFDPGWFIPDHSYLSKYIGMLRLEYPDRGYDAMILMGDFNYTAEFPKIISLAETFSDLSTVESIRSWPDDFAKFVMEFFGKDLKKTILEESEFQSYLSKFLFSRNGGKYQRNFRFKGELICGENTPPVSVSTMDFVFKRFHGPHQWIPAMDNSKQVARGVGIDGFVTVWSEVFSLWVTDKLIAQEVQRNVLLALICVMGMTGLLIAELQTCFWIFLCVLLTLLNVCGFMYFWGLTIDIASCIGLELGIGLCVDYAAHVAHAFVHAASVTGGEDRTERAHVAVRYIGAAVAYGAGSTLLALSMMVFSDSYVFHAFLKIFVLVILFGLWHGLFLLPVILSTIGPRSLKSHSAPQSPEKTEDAGDTVLSPLNKETES